The genomic window ATTCAAGTTCACCGCTTGCATCATGATCATCATTTCCTTCAAACCAAGAAACACCTGTTGTAAAAGCTTGCTGTTCATTTTCAGCAATTATGCCACGGGCTGAGATTGAACCACTTTCGATACAAGCATAATTAGTGTCTGCCTCTATAGTTTCAGTAAAGGTAAACATGAAAGTGTTAGTGGCGCTATCGTATGTACCATCACTAGAATGTAAATCACTTTCTTCGTCACTTGAAGTAAATGTGAAATTCCCCGCATGATCGATTATGCCAATTACTTTCGCTGTAACGTCGTCTTGTTCATCTTCATCAATTAATTCGAGAACTTCACCGTTTTGTGTGGCAAGAATAACGAAGGCACTATCTTCATCAGCTTTACACTCACCATTCTCACCTGAACTTGTAAAAGTAATACTAGATAACCAACGACCCGATAAGTCAAAACTAAATTGGTCACAAACATCACCGATACCATTGTTATCAGCATCACCTTGATCTTCATTCGCTGTAGCAGGACAGTTATCAGCATTGTTACCTGTTAAGTCGCCATCTGTATCTAAGGTTTCAGCAGGATCACTTGGAAAAGCATCTTCAACATTGTTAACGCCATCGCCATCACGGTCTTCGTCAAGTTCATCAGGAATGAAATCACCATCTATATCAGCAGGTACGCTATTTGGGTCTAATGGGTCAGTATCTACAGCAACTTCGTTAGCATCAGAGAAGCCATCACCATCATCATCTGTGTCGGTGTTATTACCCGTACCATCACCATCTGTATCTAGTGCTTCGCTTTCATCTAATGGGAATGCATCATCGATATCACCAACACCGTCTCCATCATCATCAGTATCGGTATTGTTACCTATACCGTCTCCATCTGTATCTAGTGTTTCACTGCTATCTAAAGGAAATCCATCATCAGCATCAGCAACACCATCACCATCATCGTCGGTATCAGCATTATTACCTATACCATCACCGTCTGTGTCTAGTGTTTCGCTACTATTTAATGGAAATGCATCATCAGCATCAGCAACACCATCACCATCATCGTCGGTATCAGCATTATTACCTACACCATCGCCGTCTGTGTCTAGTGTTTCACGACTATTTAATGGAAATGCATCATCGTCATTATTAACACCGTCTCCATCAAGATCATCATCTATGACATCAGGTATAAAGTCACCATCCATATCGGCGGGTATAGAACTAGCTGAGTTAGGATCTGTACTTGCAGCTAATTCATTTTCATCAGAATATCCATCATTATCATCGTCAGTATCAGCATTATTACCAATACCATCACCATCATTATCTGCTGATTCTGTTGGATCAAAATCAAAAGCATCTTGGCTATTATCTACGCCGTCATTATCGATATCATTATCGCTAACATCTGCAATGAAGTCCCCATCGAAATCAGCTGGAGTGCTTGTACTTAATAAAGGGTCTGAACCAGCATGTTCTTCGTCTGAATCAGAGTATTGATCATTATCATCATCTTCATCGGCATTGTTACCCGTTCCGTCACCGTCGGTATCAAGCCATTCATTAATATCTAATGGAAACTGGTCATCGGTATCAATAACTCCATCACCGTCATCATCTTCATCTGTTGCGTCTCCTTTACCATCACCATCGGTATCAACAAATACAATACCTGGATTAGCCGCATCATTGTCATCAGGGTCTTGCTCTGTTGGCCAACCATCGTTATCAGCATCTTCAATGACTGAAAGGTTTGGATCTAATGGGTAGCCATCATCTATATCTGCAACACCGTCATTATCATCATCAGGATCACATGCATCGCCCATCGCATCATTATCAGAATTCACTTGGAAGGTATTAGCAACTAAAGGGCAGTTATCAGTGCCATTGCCAATGCTATCGTTATCACTATCAAAACGCTCTGTGGGATCTAAGGGTAATGCGTCGGCATCATCAAAGACACCATCATCATCAGTGTCACTATCTAGTGGATTAGTACCAATAATAACTTCTTGTTCATCTAATAAGTTATCGCCATCATCGTCGGTATCAGCATTATTACCAATACCATCACCGTCGGTATCTATTGTTTCTGATGCATTTCTTGGGAATAAGTCTTCCTTATTATCAACACCGTCACCATCTATATCGGTATCAGTGTTATCACCTATTGTATCGTTGTCTAAATCATTTGATTCTGTGGCATCGATTGGGAAGGCGTCTTCAGCATCCCTCACACCATCATTATCATCATCGCTATCTGGAGCCAATCCGCCAGTATCAGCTTGTCCATCACTATCTGTGTCGACAAAGTCTATTGTTGGAACATCAGCATTATTATCATCTGTATCTTGCCCAACAGTCCAACCATCATTGTCTTGGTCAACTGCATTGGATTTTGTGCTATCTAAAGGAAAGTCATCATCAACATCTAAAACCGAGTCATTATCATCGTCCGTATCAGCATTGTTACCCGTACCATCTAAATCAGTATCGGTATGCTCGGTAGCATCAAGTGGGAATTGATCATTTTCATCACTAACGCCATCATTATCATCATCGGTGTCTGAACGAGTTTCATCAATTGTTTCAGTTCTGATGCCATCTACAACAATATAAGCGACATCAGGTGTTCCATCTTGGTCAAAATCACTATCAGCTGAAGCATCTTCAGGATAAGCATCATCTGAATTCATAACACCGTCACCATCAATATCAGGGGAGGTTTCAGCAGGCTCTAAAATAATTTCTGCTTCACTTTCTTCAAATGCAGTCGTATCAGTTGATTCATTACCTGTTTGTGCTGTTTCTTCAATTATGACGTCTTTAACATCGGCTACCGTTCGACCTTCTGGGTCATTAGGAATAGGTAGTGTTGCAGGGTCTTGTTCTAGAACATCTAGTGCTGCTTTTGGGTAACTCTCTGTTTCTAAGCCTCCAACGACACCATCAATTTCACCATCAGATAAATCAGCGGCCATATCTGTGAGAATGTTATTAGTTGAAATATTTTCATCACCAATAATTTGTTGCATCTGAAAAACAACAGCGGTTAATGCCTCTACAGCACTCCTATAAGCTGCTGTTGATGCTTGATCTTCTTCACTATTGGTTGTTTCATTAATTAATGGGGGGGTCGAAAAAATATCAATATCATCATCCAATCCAAAACCCATAGTTGACTTCACTTGTGACTGAGCGGGAGTCATGGCAGCTAATATTTCTTCATTAGTCGTAGTGCCATCATTATTGCCGATATAGGGTTCTACATCAGAATCTGCATTATTGAATATCAAAGACACAGTCATATCGGTTAATGGTGTCGCATAAATATTTTCACCACTAGAAAGTAATTCGTCGGTTAATATTGTTTTAACAGTAGTAATGACCGGAGTCATACCTGTTGTAATATCGACAGTATTACCATTAGCTGAGATTTCTAAAATATAAGGGGGAGATAAAGGGAAAGTTAACGATAAACCTTCAATTTGTGCTTCTGCATTGGTAGTACCCGAACCCGCAATAGCACCTTTGAAACCTTCAACTGTTGGGTCGATAGCATAAACAGTAACATCAGCAAGCGCCATTGGACCTTTAACACCACCACCGCCTATGGAAAGAATTTCTGGTTCGGGCTCTGGAGCAGGAGGCGGAACAATTACAACGGCAGGTTCGTCATCAGAATTGTTAAAACAACCTGATAAAGAAAGCAAAAAGATAAAAACTAAGATCTGTTTAATCGAACTATTTAATAATTGGTTGGATATTTTCATTTCAAATTCCATTTTGTTATTTTTGGAGAATATAGTGATATTTACATTGAACTATACTTTCATACATTTCATACATTTCAATTAATACTATCAAATAATTTAATTTTCGCTAATTTTTAAACACATTTAAATCACATTTCACACAAAAAACGAATAAAATAACAACACAACAACATAAAATAGGCGACAAAAAATGCCAAACTTAGTTAACTCAGCTAATATTCCCAGCCAAATAGGGATACTACCAGGTATTCGCCCTGCTCTTTTTTCACTCTATGAAGCGAAAAAAATGCCTAATGATTCATCCGCTTGTTTTGTACTCATCATTATTAAGTTCTAGTAATATCAAGGGCAATATTTATAACATAATGTCTATTGAAAATAGTTTGATATAAAACTTGAATTTAGTGGGGTGATAATCATTTAATTGAAAATAATTTTTCTGTTAGAACAAAAAAAGCCCACAATTGCTTGTGGGCTTTTTTGTCTCAATAAAGAGAAATATGGTGCCTTGACCCGGAATCGAACCAGGGACACGAGGATTTTCAATCCTCTGCTCTACCGACTGAGCTATCAAGGCAGTTTGAAATTCTAAAGAACATCAAAGAGGCGTTATAATATAGGGTAATAGTGGTTCAGGCAAGCATTACCTAATCACTTTTTAATTATATAGTGGTTACCACTGAAAGTTTACAAATTCAGGGGTTTAAATAAAAAAACCAACATCAATGTTGGTTTTTTAAAAGTAAATTTTCTACGTGTGCTTAGGTGAAAATTGCCACCATTCCCCAGAAGAAAATGATAGATAAACCTGCACCAACCGGTAAGGTAACAACCCAAGAAACAACAATATTACGCACAACCGTTAAGTTAATTGCAGCAATACCACGAGCCATACCTACACCTAACACAGCACCAACTAATGTTTGTGTGGTTGAGATAGGTAAACCGGTACCTGAAGCGATAACAACTGTACATGCTGCTGCTAGTTCAGCAGCAAAACCACGGCTTGGCGTTAAATGCGTAATGCCATTACCTATGGTTGCAATAACTCTGTGACCAAATAATGCAAGACCAGCAACAATACCAAAACCACCTAGTGGTAAAATCCACCATGCGATAGCTGACTTCGCTGCAATTTGACCGTCATTACCAACAATACTGACTACCGCAGCTAGTGGACCAATCGCATTAGCAACATCATTTGAACCATGAGCAAATGCCATTGCACAGGCAGTAACGATCATTAATACCGCAAATACTTTTTCTACGTTGGCATAATGTGTTTTCTTGGCGGCACTTTCATCAAATTCTAAACGGCTTATAAATATTTTACCTATAACAGCGACAATAACTGCGGCAATAATTGCATATACATAACCTTCAACAGAACCGATGTTTAAGCCTAAATGCTTCAAACCTTTCTTAATAGTGACTAAAGCAAGTACGAAGCCCGCTAAAAACATGTAAAAAGGTACCCAACGTTTAGCTTGAGTTAATGGATTATCCGTATCAAAAATTAATTTTTGTGCACTGTTAAAAATAATAAACGCAATAATACCTGAGATAAGTGGCGTAATTATCCAGCTACCTACGATACCGATAACCTTACCCCATTCAACAGCATCAACACTAACACCAACGGCAGCAAAACCAACAATGGCGCCAACAATTGAGTGTGTTGTAGATACTGGCCAACCTAAAATAGAAGCAATAAGTAACCAAGTAGCCGCAGCAAATAATGCTGAAATCATACCAAAAACAAGTAATTCCGGACTATCTACAAAGTAAGAAGCATCAATAATACCCTTACGAATAGTTGAAGTAACTTCACCACCCGCTAAATAAGCACCAGCAAATTCAAAAACCATTGCTATGAGAATCGCTTGTTTAATCGTTAGCGCTTTAGAGCCAACTGATGTACCCATTGCGTTAGCCACATCGTTTGCACCAATGCCCCACGCCATAAAGAAACCAACAACGCCGGCAATAATGACCAACATAGGGCCATGTGTTAATAATATATCCATGAATAAGCCTTATTTTCTAGCCAGTAAAATTTCTAAGCGAGCACCAACACGTTCGGCTAAATCGGCTAAATCACCTATCCATTCAATAATTTGATATAAAAACATTACATCAATAGGATTTAAGTCATTTTCAATCGCCAATAAGTCGCTACGCAATTTAATTTGCATGCCGTCTGTATCATCTTCTATTTCATCTAATTGGTTAATCATCTTCTCAACCAATGCGACTTCTCGACCACGAAAACCTGTTTCTAATAAGTCGTCTAATTCATTAATCGCGTCAGCTGCTTTTTCTGCGGCTTCAATATTTCGAGCAACATACGCCACAAAAGAATCTTGTAGTGTTTCTGGTATAACCAGTTTGCGTCCTAAAATACGTCCGGCAATATCTTTTGCTTTATTAGCAATTTTGTCTTGTTGGGAAAGTAACTCTAGCAAATCAGCACGATCGACGGGCATAAATAAACCACCCGGAAGTTCAAGGCGTATTTCGCGTTTTAATGTGTCTGCGTCGCGTTCATATTTTGAGATTTTACTGCGAAGTTTTCCTGCTTTTGACCAATCTTGTTCAGCACAAGCAGCAAAGAAAGGAGTTAATTGATTACAACACTTTGTGACCAATCGAATGTGTTTTTCTAATGGTTTAATAGGTGATTTTGCAAAGACACCTAGTATTGAATTTCTAGCCATAATTTATTCCCAGAGCCAAATTGCTCTTTGTTATTATTCGTCGCCGATATTACCCCATTTAACACGATCTTCAAGCGTTTTATCACGATCACCTGACAATTTTTGTGCTTTTAACGAGATATAGCTATGATTTGTCGAAACATCATAGCTATATAGAAAGTTATTTAAACCTAGCGGATTTTTTCAAATTTACAAAGATTTAATATCTTCAGCTGTTGTGTGGCGAACATCTTTTCCTTTGACAAAATAGATAATGTATTCGCAAATATTTTGACAACGGTCACCGATACGCTCTAAAGCACGAGCTGACCAGATAACACTCATTATTTGTGGGATAGAACGCGGGTCTTCCATCATGTAGGTCATTAATTGACGCATTAGTGCCTCGTATTCACGATCAATCTTCTCGTCATTGCCATGAGTTAAAACAGCTGAGTCGACATCCATTCGTGTAAAAGCATCAAGAGTTGCTTGTAAAAACTCTAATACTTTACGACCTAAATTATCTAAATTAAGTAATAACGCTTTTTGCTCTCCAGAGAAATTTTCGAGTGCTACCCGAGCAATTTTCTGTGCTTCGTCGCCGATACGCTCTAAATCAGCAATTGTTTTTACAATAGCCATAATTAAACGTAAATCGCCAGCTGCTGGCTGACGCTTAGCTATAATGCGTGTACATTCATCGTCAATACTGACTTCTAAGGCATTAATTTTATAATCGTTCGCTAAGACATTTTTTGCCAGGGCTTCATCCGCATCATAAACAGCGGTGAGTGAATCGCTTAATTGTTTTTCAACCAAGCCACCCATATGCATGACATGGTTGATGACATTTTCTAAATCTTCGTTAAATTGGCCTGATATATGACGACCAAGATTGATGTTATCCATTGTTTTTCCTTGTTATTCTATAATAAAAGTAGAATATTAATCATCTCTATTAACCGTAACGGCCGGTAATATAATCTTCGGTTTTCTTTTTTGCCGGCGTAGTAAACAGCGTATTAGTATCGCTGTATTCAATTAAGTCACCCATGTACATAAATGCTGTTTGATCTGATACACGTGCGGCTTGTTGCATATTATGGGTAACAATGACTACAGTAAACTGCTTTTTTAAGTCATTAATCAATTCTTCAATCGTCAATGTTGAAATAGGGTCAAGTGCCGAAGTAGGTTCATCAAGCAATAAAACTTCTGGCTTAATCGCAATGGCGCGAGCAATCACTAAACGTTGCTGTTGGCCACCAGAAAGTCCCAGTGCACTATCGTGCAAACGGTCTTTTACTTCATTCCACAATGCCGCACTTCGCAGCGCAACTTCAGCAGCTTCATCTAATACACGGCGATTGTTTTCGCCCATAATACGTAAACCGTAGACAACATTTTCATAAATACTTTTAGGAAATGGATTAGGTCGTTGAAAAACCATACCTACTTGACGACGCAGCGCTGCAACATCAACATGTTTTCCATAAATATTTTCGCCATGAAGGTTAATTTCACCTTCAATCTTACAGATATCAACCAAGTCGTTCATACGGTTAATACAACGTAACAACGTAGATTTACCACAACCACTAGGACCAATAAACGCGGTAACTTGTCCTTTAGGAATAGACATGCTGATATTTTGTAGTGCTTGTTTGTCACCGTAATATAAGTTTAAATTTTTAATTTCTAACGCCACTTGTTCTGGCGATAAGTTGTTAAGGTCAAGTTTAACTTTTGGATCTAATGTTCTTGGGCTGACTGAAATCATAGTGTTCTCTTTCAATGCTTAAATTTTGTTCGTGACTGTTAAAACTTTTTTACTTTCTATTTTGAGCCCTTCTTATTTCAGTCTATTTAACTAAAATAAGAAGGGTATTCTTCAATAAAGTTAATGCTCTAACATGCGATATTTTTCTCTTAAACGGTTACGTATGGTAACTGCTGTCATATTCAGTGAGACAATAATTGTCACCAATAAAAATGCGGTTGCAAAAACTAACGGTCTTGCCGCTTCAACATTAGGGCTTTGGAAACCTACATCATAAATATGAAAACCTAAATGCATAAACTTACGGTCTAAATGTAAATATGGGAAGTTACCATCAAGCGGTAAATTTGGCGCCATTTTTACAACACCAACTAGCATCAGTGGTGCAACTTCGCCGGCCGCACGAGCAATCGCTAAAATAATACCCGTCATAATTGCTGGACTAGCAATCGGTAGAATAATACGCCATAACGTTTCTGCTTTGGTTGCACCTAGCGCTAAAGAACCGTGACGCATAGCTGATGGAATGCGTGATAGACCTTCTTCGGTTGAAACAATAACAACCGGTAATGTTAGTATCGCTAGAGTAATAGCCGACCACATAACACCTGGCGTACCAAAAGTTGGACTAGGCAGTGTTTCGGCATAAAACAGTTGATCTAAACTACCACCTACCATATAAACAAAGAAACCTAAGCCAAAGACCCCATAAACGATTGACGGTACACCTGCTAAGTTAATAACGGCGATACGAAGTAGTTTAGTCAGGGCGTTTTTACCGGCATATTCATGTAAGTAAATAGCCGCTATAACCCCCATAGGAGAAACGATGACTGTCATCAGTAAAACCATTAAAACAGTACCAAATATTGCAGGAAAAACCCCCCCTTCGGTATTTGCTTCTCGTGGGTCATCAATTAAGAAACTGCCTATTTGCTGAATAAATACCGCAGTTCGACCAAAAACAGACAGTTTATTGTTATAAGTAACTTTGAGTATTTCTTCAAAATTTATCTCAATAACCTCACCACCCATAGCGCGTACCACAAGTTGATCACGAGATACTTTGTCACGGATAGCCATTAACTGTTTTTCTAGTACTTGGTAATCAGCGTTATATTGGGCAACTTCTGCATCAATTTCTTGCTCGCGCTCAGCGGTTAAGGTTTCATCAAGTTTATGTTTACGCTTTTTCAGCCGTAAGCGTTCTATTTGATAATTGATGGCGCCGATATCAACTTTTTGTAATTCATCCATTTCGTCTTGAAAGTTATCAACACGTTCCAGCAACTCAGCCATTTTATCTAAGCCTTCAGGCTGACCATCTAAGATAATCCCTTCAATGAAGCCATAAAAATTACCATTGGTGCGACGTTC from Colwellia sp. PAMC 20917 includes these protein-coding regions:
- a CDS encoding inorganic phosphate transporter, translated to MDILLTHGPMLVIIAGVVGFFMAWGIGANDVANAMGTSVGSKALTIKQAILIAMVFEFAGAYLAGGEVTSTIRKGIIDASYFVDSPELLVFGMISALFAAATWLLIASILGWPVSTTHSIVGAIVGFAAVGVSVDAVEWGKVIGIVGSWIITPLISGIIAFIIFNSAQKLIFDTDNPLTQAKRWVPFYMFLAGFVLALVTIKKGLKHLGLNIGSVEGYVYAIIAAVIVAVIGKIFISRLEFDESAAKKTHYANVEKVFAVLMIVTACAMAFAHGSNDVANAIGPLAAVVSIVGNDGQIAAKSAIAWWILPLGGFGIVAGLALFGHRVIATIGNGITHLTPSRGFAAELAAACTVVIASGTGLPISTTQTLVGAVLGVGMARGIAAINLTVVRNIVVSWVVTLPVGAGLSIIFFWGMVAIFT
- a CDS encoding TIGR00153 family protein, giving the protein MARNSILGVFAKSPIKPLEKHIRLVTKCCNQLTPFFAACAEQDWSKAGKLRSKISKYERDADTLKREIRLELPGGLFMPVDRADLLELLSQQDKIANKAKDIAGRILGRKLVIPETLQDSFVAYVARNIEAAEKAADAINELDDLLETGFRGREVALVEKMINQLDEIEDDTDGMQIKLRSDLLAIENDLNPIDVMFLYQIIEWIGDLADLAERVGARLEILLARK
- the phoU gene encoding phosphate signaling complex protein PhoU, translating into MDNINLGRHISGQFNEDLENVINHVMHMGGLVEKQLSDSLTAVYDADEALAKNVLANDYKINALEVSIDDECTRIIAKRQPAAGDLRLIMAIVKTIADLERIGDEAQKIARVALENFSGEQKALLLNLDNLGRKVLEFLQATLDAFTRMDVDSAVLTHGNDEKIDREYEALMRQLMTYMMEDPRSIPQIMSVIWSARALERIGDRCQNICEYIIYFVKGKDVRHTTAEDIKSL
- the pstB gene encoding phosphate ABC transporter ATP-binding protein PstB; its protein translation is MISVSPRTLDPKVKLDLNNLSPEQVALEIKNLNLYYGDKQALQNISMSIPKGQVTAFIGPSGCGKSTLLRCINRMNDLVDICKIEGEINLHGENIYGKHVDVAALRRQVGMVFQRPNPFPKSIYENVVYGLRIMGENNRRVLDEAAEVALRSAALWNEVKDRLHDSALGLSGGQQQRLVIARAIAIKPEVLLLDEPTSALDPISTLTIEELINDLKKQFTVVIVTHNMQQAARVSDQTAFMYMGDLIEYSDTNTLFTTPAKKKTEDYITGRYG
- the pstA gene encoding phosphate ABC transporter permease PstA, with the translated sequence MNSWFKSGSPWVWLSAGGVSISLISVLGLLWLIASRGLSYFWPADIYQFETVNEKGQAVTVIGEIYDRESLPSKQLSHLNLGLDPAKETIERILVKTGNRELVNLDFRWLLMPLVNKTTMPEDVVVVERRTNGNFYGFIEGIILDGQPEGLDKMAELLERVDNFQDEMDELQKVDIGAINYQIERLRLKKRKHKLDETLTAEREQEIDAEVAQYNADYQVLEKQLMAIRDKVSRDQLVVRAMGGEVIEINFEEILKVTYNNKLSVFGRTAVFIQQIGSFLIDDPREANTEGGVFPAIFGTVLMVLLMTVIVSPMGVIAAIYLHEYAGKNALTKLLRIAVINLAGVPSIVYGVFGLGFFVYMVGGSLDQLFYAETLPSPTFGTPGVMWSAITLAILTLPVVIVSTEEGLSRIPSAMRHGSLALGATKAETLWRIILPIASPAIMTGIILAIARAAGEVAPLMLVGVVKMAPNLPLDGNFPYLHLDRKFMHLGFHIYDVGFQSPNVEAARPLVFATAFLLVTIIVSLNMTAVTIRNRLREKYRMLEH